CGCACGAGCGACTTCGAGGACACGCTGCGGCGCATCGAGTTCACCGAGTACGGCGTCACCGTCGGCGAGCCGCTCACCGGGCTCACGGGTATTCTCACGGGGACGCCGCGCTTCGATGACCGCGGCGACTCGAGCTGATGTCGGCCGCTGACATCGCCGACCTGCCGGCGAGCGGGACGGTCCTGCCGCTGGTCGCGGACGCGGCGAACCGGCGCGTGCTCGCGGAGTGGCTCGCCGAGCGCGAGCGCTATACGCTCACGGGGGACACGCCCGCCGACGCCGCCTTCGACCTCTGCATCCTCGACATCCGCGCGCTCGTCGAGAACCGGGTCGTGCTCGCCCAGCGCAAGGCGTCCTCGCGTGCGCTCCTCCCCTACTTGTTGCTCGTCCCGGACGCCAAGCGCGACGCCGTCGAGGCGTTCCGACGCGAGCACGCCGACCTCTGGCGGCTCGTCGACGGCGTCGTGCGCGTCCCGATCCGCCAGTACGACCTCGGCGACCGCGTCGAGTCCCTCCTCCGGCTGCGCGCGCAGTCGCGCGCGCTCGCCGACCGCGAGCGCGAACTCGAGATCCTCAATCGCGTCCTCCGCCACGACATCCGCAACGACATGAACGTCGTGCTCGGTTGGCTCTCGATGCTCCGCGACGACGCGACCGACGACCAGCTGCCGACGCTCGACCGCGTCGAGGCCGCCGCCGACCACGTCGTCGAGCTCACGCTCGTCGCGGCGGACATCGCGAAGACGCTCACCGGCGGCGATGCGGTCGCCCTCCGGCCGATGTCGCTCACGCGCGTCCTCAGAGCGGAAGTCGAGAAGTCCCGCGAGGCGTTCGCGTCCGCGCGCATCGAGTTCGTGGACGACCCGCCGAACGTGACGGTTGCGGCGAACGACCTCCTCGGCTCCGTCTTCCGCAACCTCCTCAACAACGCCGTCCAGCACAACGACACGGCGCACCCGGTGGTGGCGGTCGACGTCGAGGTACGCGACGGCGTCGTGCGCGTCACCGTCACGGACAACGGCCCCGGCGTCCCCGCCGGCGTCCGCAACTCGCTCTTCGCGGAGGAGGTGAAGGGGATCGAGAGCTCGGGGACGGGGATGGGCCTCTACCTCGTCGCCGCGCTCGTCGACACGTACGACGGCGACGTCCGACTCGTCGACGACGACGCTCCGGGCGCGACGTTCGTCGTCGAACTCCCCGTCGTCGAGGACGCGACCGACGCGCGCTGAACCGCACTGTTCGGGCCGGTCGACTCGGTCGGCGGGTCCGCCTCAGGCCGGTTCGACGGGGCCCTCCTCGTAGGGCTGGACGACGACGAACCCCTCCTCGCCCTCGAAGACGAGCTGGTAGCGCTCGTCTGAGGAGGAGCCGACGAGGTCGCTCAGACTCCGGTTCGACTCGACGCTCGGCGAGAGGTTGCGACTCCACGCGACGGTCGCTTCGGGGTCGGTGCGGACGGGCGGCGTGAGGACGAGCGGGTCGCCGTGCGTCGTTATCGCGACCGTCCCGGGGCCGGTGAGGAAGACGTTCGTCAGCCCGGCCGCCGACGCGCCGCCGAGGCTCCCGATGACCGAGATCTCGTAGGAGACGGCGTCCTCGAACGCGAGGACGTCGGGGCCGTTCACGGAGATGGCTTCGCCGTCATCGAGTTCGAGCAACTGCACCTCCTTGCCCTGGTCGGCGAGGTAGAGGTGGCCCTGTCCGCTGACCTCCATCACGGGCGTCCCCTCGCTCGAGGCCTTCTCCTTCAGGAACCCCATCACGCCGCCTTCGGCGGAGGATTTCCCGCTGAAGGTGAGGTCGCCGTCGAAGGCGACCATCGACCCGGCTTTCGCGATGACCGTGCCGTCGACGTCGACGTCGAGGAGCTTGCCGTTCTCGAGCTCGAAGCGCTCGCCGCTCTCCCCCGGTTCGTTCGCCTCGACGAATTCGTCTACGTCCATGACTACCCGAGTCGTCGCCGCGAGAACAGAAATAGCTGTCCCTGGGTCAAAGGAGTCTGTGACGGTGCCGTGGGGTGGCGCTAGATGCTCGTCCCACACTCCCGACAGACTCACGCAGCACTGGCATTTATCACCGAATACGGTGGTACAGACCGTATGGTTGTGAAGGCGCGTCGTACCGTCCGCATTCCACTCCGACTCAGCGAGGACGATCGAGACAGCCTTCACGCCACCCACGCCCCCTACCAAGACTGCCAGAACGAGACGGTCGACTATTGCTGGCCCGACCGCCCCAAACGACCAGGCGACCTCTCCACGTCGAAAGGCGACGCCGAGGCCGCCCTCTACTACCCGCTGCGCGAGCAAACCGACGACCTCCACAGCAACCTCGTGCAGAAAGCCATCAAAGACGCCGTCTCCGCCGTGAATTCGTGCCAGAGTAACTGGACGGCGGGTCGTCGCGTCTCCAAACCACACTTCGGGGACGGGCGAGAGGCCGAGTGGACGATGCACTACGACAAGCGCGCCGCCACGTACTCCCGCTACAAAGTCAGTCTCGCTACTGTGGATGGTCGCGTGGAGGCGCGATACGTCCTCCCGGCAGAGTTAGAGGGGACGCCGTACTCGACGTACGTCCTCGACCATCGGTGGTCGTTTGCGACTTCGACGCTCGTCTACGACGGCGAGCGATTCTGGCTGCACGCCTCGATGCACCGCTCGTACACCACGGTGCCGACACCGACGATTTTCGTCGACGCCGACGTCGATCTCGAAACGCCGGAGGATACGATCCGTGTCCTCGGCGTGGATCGCAACGTCGAGGGGAGTCTGGCTGTGACGAGTACGGGCGGCTTCTACGGGAACGCCGACGCGCTGAACGACTACCGCGCCCGACAGGAAGCCTTGCGCGGCGAACTTCAGCAGACGGGGACGCACGCCGCCCACGAGCGTATCCGGACGCGTCGTGGGCAGGAGTGGCGCCACTACGACGACCTCGTGCATCGCGTGGCGAACGCGGTCGTCCAGGATGCGCTTCGCGTGGAGGCGACGCACGTAGTGTTCGAGAACTTGACGGACATCCGTAAGCGCATCTCGAACCTGCCAAAATTCCAGCAGTGGCTCTTCTCCAAGCTCTCCGACTATGTCGAGTACAAGCTGGAGCCGTACGGCGTTGAGGTCGACACCGTCAACCCCGCATACACGAGTCAGGGATGCAGTCGGCCGGACTGCGAGTGCGTCTCGGAGCACAATCGCCAGGACAAGACGTTCGAGTGCGTCGAGTGCGGGTATGCGGTGGACGCGGACTACAACGCCGCGCGGAACATCGGACTGCGGTATCTCGAGGAACACAGCCCGGCGAGCCACACGCGTTCGTCCGGGTGGGTCACGAGTCAGTTGGCCCTGATGTCGGGGACGCTCACCCCCGCCGGCACGTTTGTCGGCCGGAACTGGGAGTCCACTGACAAGCCCACGACTTCAGTCGTGGGTCACTGACAGCGCGGGCAGAACTCGGTCTGTGTCACTATCGCTCACCCGACTCTCTCTGACACACTGTAAACTGTCTTTATAATTTCCCTCTGACACCATCCGGTGATCTACCGAGTGCTCCGTAGCCACCGGCCGTCCGTGCTCGGCGTGTCCGGTGTCGCCGCCGAGGGCGCGACTAGGTTTTTGATGCTGACGCCGGAACACCCGTGTATGACGGAGCAACAGGACGACGGTGGCGCTTCGATGTCGCGACTCGGGCGGGTCGCGCTCGGCCTCGGACTCGCCCTGCAGGCGTCGGAGGACTTCCGTGACCTCGAGGGGGCCGTCGAGTACGCGGAGTCGGAGGGCGTCCCGATGCCGTCGGTGCTCGCGCCGCTCGGGTCGGGGACGATGGTGTCGGCGGGCCTCGGCATCGCGCTCTGGAAGCTCCCGCGTCTCGCGACGGGCGCCGCCGCGACGTTCCTGACGGTAGTGACGCTGACGATGCACGACTTCTGGAACGACGACCCGGACGACCGGAGCGGCGACCGCCTCGCGTTCTTCGGGAACCTCGCGATGCTCGGCGGCGTCCTCATCGCGCTCCGCGAGGCGTGGCGCTGAGCGACGCGCCCACGCTCGCGGACCGGTCCTGCAGTGTCGCCGCCGCGCGATAGGCGGCGCTTCCTCCGCACGAGCGCGGCCGTCCCGCTACGCCCCGCCCTTCCACGTCCAGCGCGTGTCGAGGGCGTACCGATAGAGGCCGCTGACGGCGATCGCGCCGACGTTCGCGGCCAGATAGGGGACGCTCTGGAGTTCGACGAGCGCCGCGAGGACCGCGAGCTGGATGGGGATGGCGCTGCCCCGGACGACGTTCGTCCGCACCAGCCCCCGGAGGTACGGCCGGAGGCTTGTGTGCTGGACCGCGCGGAACGTCCACGCGTTGTTGAGGACGTAGGAGAGGACGATCGTGATCTCGATGGCGACCGCCGCGCCGACGAGATAGTCGAGGCCGCCGACGTCGACGAACGTCCAGAGGAGCGCCATCTGGATGCCCGCGGTGAGGAGGCCGACCGTGAAGAACCGCCGAAGCTGAGTCGCTCGCGGCCCCTCGTAGAGCTGGCGGAGGTACCGACGCACCACTAGCGGTACCCGAGCGCTTCCAGACGCGTCTCCAGATCCGAATCGACCGCGTCGTCGCCGGCCGCGTCCCCCTCGCGTTCGCGGAGACGGGCCGCGTGCGCGTCCGTTATCGGGCGGTAGCGCTCGATGACCGCGCGCGCCTCGGCGGACGGGTCGGCCGTGCGGTCGTCGTGCTGGCCGGGGTCCTCGGGCCGGTAGTAGAGCTCCTCGGCGTCCGCGTCGACGTTCCGGATGTACGTCCAGTCGCGGTCCCGGACGCTCACGAGGAGGTCGCCGTCCGCGAGCGAGCGCGGGATGGGTTGGGTGGTGACGTCCTCGCCGCGGACGGCGACGGAGACGACCGGGTCGTCCGCCGGGGCGTCCCCGTCGACGACCGTCGACGCGAGCGAGTCGCCCGTCCACTCGGGCGCGGGGTCGACGTCGAGGAGGTCGGTGACCGTCGGCGGGATGGCGTCGAGGCCGACCTGTCCCTCGACGCGGCGCGCGTCCGCGCCCGGCACGTCGACGATGAGGGGGACGCGGACGAGCTCGTCGTAGAGCTTCGGGTAGTGCGCGAGGTGGCCGTGCTCCTGGAACTCCTCGCCGTGGTCGCCGGCGACGACGACGGCGGTGTCCTCGCGGTGACCGGCATCACCGAGCGCGTCGAGGAGGCGGCCGATGCTCGCGTCGACCTGCCGGGCGGCCGCCTGATAGAGCAGGCGGAGCTCGGTGAGCGTGCGCTCGTCGACGCCGAGGCCGAGGCCCGTGCGGGTGTGCGCGTGGAGCATTCGGTGCGTGCCGAGGAGGTCGTCGGAGACCTCGCGGATGTAGCGGGGCGCGGGGACGTACGGTGTGTGCGTGTCCATGTAGTGCACCCAGAGGAAGAACGGGCCGTCGGCGTCCGCGAGGAAGGACTGGGCGGCGTGCTCGACGTCGAAGAGCCGCGAGGTGTCGAGGAAGGGGCGGTCGTCGCTCGTCCCCCTGAGCCACGAGGAGAGGCGGCGTGCGGGCGTGGTCGCGAGCTGGATCCACGCCTCCACCGTGGGGTGCGTGGCGAGATAGCGACTGTAGAGCCCGGAGCCGACGCTCGTGACGAAGGCGTCGAACGCGTCGAAACCTCGGTCGTAGCCCCAGTGCGAGGTGAGGAAGCCGTTCGCGGCGTTATACCCGCCGGTGGCGACGCCGGCCTCCGAGAGCTGGGACGCGAGCGTCGGCGAGCTGGTGACGCCGATGTCGCCGGTGTCCGCGAAGACGGGGCGCGACGCGAGGATGGACGGGAAGGAGAACGGCGTCCAGTTCCCGGTGGCGAACGCGCGTTCGAAGACGGCGCTTCGCTCGGCGAGGCCGTCCAATACGGGTGTGTGGCGCGAATCGTCGTACGGGCCGATCGCGTCGGCGCGGAGCGAGTCGACCGTGATGAGGACGACGTTCGCGGCGGTTCCTGAAGCCACGGTTCGTCCCCCCGTTTGCACTCGGCGTAATTACCTTCATCGCCGTGACGTCGCCACTCGTGCCCTCGCGGTCGACCGGCCGCCGTCGACGCGTACCAGTCCGCCCTCTCGGACTTCCCTCGAACGCCTCACCTTCTCCCTCGCGGCGGCCGCCTCTCGTCCGTTTTGCGCGCTAGCTGCGTCCGGAGAGCCGGCGTTCCGCGCGCTCGACGATGTCGCGGACGGCCTCCTGCTTGTAGTAGCCGATGACGGAGAACGCGACGATGGCGCCGATGAGGACGGCGGCGGAGAGCAGTTGGCCGTTCGCCAGTTCGTCGCCGGCGTAGACCGTGATGACGTACGCTGGGAGGCGGCCGACGGCGATGACGGCGATGAACGCCCGGAGCGGCCACCTCGTGAGGCCGCTCAGGAAGCAGATCGCGTCGTCAGGGAGTCCGGGGATGATGACGAACGCGAGGAGGCCGGGGAGGCCGACGCGCTCGACGAAGCCGTCG
The sequence above is drawn from the Halarchaeum grantii genome and encodes:
- a CDS encoding ATP-binding response regulator → MSAADIADLPASGTVLPLVADAANRRVLAEWLAERERYTLTGDTPADAAFDLCILDIRALVENRVVLAQRKASSRALLPYLLLVPDAKRDAVEAFRREHADLWRLVDGVVRVPIRQYDLGDRVESLLRLRAQSRALADRERELEILNRVLRHDIRNDMNVVLGWLSMLRDDATDDQLPTLDRVEAAADHVVELTLVAADIAKTLTGGDAVALRPMSLTRVLRAEVEKSREAFASARIEFVDDPPNVTVAANDLLGSVFRNLLNNAVQHNDTAHPVVAVDVEVRDGVVRVTVTDNGPGVPAGVRNSLFAEEVKGIESSGTGMGLYLVAALVDTYDGDVRLVDDDAPGATFVVELPVVEDATDAR
- a CDS encoding AIM24 family protein, yielding MDVDEFVEANEPGESGERFELENGKLLDVDVDGTVIAKAGSMVAFDGDLTFSGKSSAEGGVMGFLKEKASSEGTPVMEVSGQGHLYLADQGKEVQLLELDDGEAISVNGPDVLAFEDAVSYEISVIGSLGGASAAGLTNVFLTGPGTVAITTHGDPLVLTPPVRTDPEATVAWSRNLSPSVESNRSLSDLVGSSSDERYQLVFEGEEGFVVVQPYEEGPVEPA
- a CDS encoding RNA-guided endonuclease InsQ/TnpB family protein, whose protein sequence is MVVKARRTVRIPLRLSEDDRDSLHATHAPYQDCQNETVDYCWPDRPKRPGDLSTSKGDAEAALYYPLREQTDDLHSNLVQKAIKDAVSAVNSCQSNWTAGRRVSKPHFGDGREAEWTMHYDKRAATYSRYKVSLATVDGRVEARYVLPAELEGTPYSTYVLDHRWSFATSTLVYDGERFWLHASMHRSYTTVPTPTIFVDADVDLETPEDTIRVLGVDRNVEGSLAVTSTGGFYGNADALNDYRARQEALRGELQQTGTHAAHERIRTRRGQEWRHYDDLVHRVANAVVQDALRVEATHVVFENLTDIRKRISNLPKFQQWLFSKLSDYVEYKLEPYGVEVDTVNPAYTSQGCSRPDCECVSEHNRQDKTFECVECGYAVDADYNAARNIGLRYLEEHSPASHTRSSGWVTSQLALMSGTLTPAGTFVGRNWESTDKPTTSVVGH
- a CDS encoding DoxX family protein, whose protein sequence is MTEQQDDGGASMSRLGRVALGLGLALQASEDFRDLEGAVEYAESEGVPMPSVLAPLGSGTMVSAGLGIALWKLPRLATGAAATFLTVVTLTMHDFWNDDPDDRSGDRLAFFGNLAMLGGVLIALREAWR
- a CDS encoding GtrA family protein encodes the protein MVRRYLRQLYEGPRATQLRRFFTVGLLTAGIQMALLWTFVDVGGLDYLVGAAVAIEITIVLSYVLNNAWTFRAVQHTSLRPYLRGLVRTNVVRGSAIPIQLAVLAALVELQSVPYLAANVGAIAVSGLYRYALDTRWTWKGGA
- a CDS encoding sulfatase, producing the protein MASGTAANVVLITVDSLRADAIGPYDDSRHTPVLDGLAERSAVFERAFATGNWTPFSFPSILASRPVFADTGDIGVTSSPTLASQLSEAGVATGGYNAANGFLTSHWGYDRGFDAFDAFVTSVGSGLYSRYLATHPTVEAWIQLATTPARRLSSWLRGTSDDRPFLDTSRLFDVEHAAQSFLADADGPFFLWVHYMDTHTPYVPAPRYIREVSDDLLGTHRMLHAHTRTGLGLGVDERTLTELRLLYQAAARQVDASIGRLLDALGDAGHREDTAVVVAGDHGEEFQEHGHLAHYPKLYDELVRVPLIVDVPGADARRVEGQVGLDAIPPTVTDLLDVDPAPEWTGDSLASTVVDGDAPADDPVVSVAVRGEDVTTQPIPRSLADGDLLVSVRDRDWTYIRNVDADAEELYYRPEDPGQHDDRTADPSAEARAVIERYRPITDAHAARLREREGDAAGDDAVDSDLETRLEALGYR